The genomic stretch cgtgttccctccggtgtcactcctgcccagagtaataaggaagttaaaCAAGAAGTAAGAATCCTTCTTctgatcgctccggcgtggcccagacggcattggttctcaaaccttcagggtctctcgaatagatcgtccccttctacttccgtagCGCTCAGATCTCCTCGTTCAAGGCGCCTGTGTATattaggatttagcccgattggctttgacggcgtggctcttgaagcttccgtctgaagggccaaaggattttctgaggcggtcattcaaaccaaatTGAAGGCCCGGAAGCCGGCTTCTGtgcagatttatcatagggtctggaattcttactttgcttgatgcgcatctaacaatcatgacacttacaagtttagtacggccaaacttttggcctttctacaacaaggcctggacttgggccttcgtctggcctccatcaaggttcatatttctgccttgtcggtttggtttcagagagaaattgcgacattacctgatgtgcataccttcactcagggtgtgttgcggattcaacctccttacgtagcGCCTGTGGCCTCTTGGGATTTGTCAgaggttctggaggcattgcaagggtctccatttgagcctcttgaatctgctgaccttaagtggcttactcttaagatagtgtttctgctagctattgcttccgctagacgggtgtcagatttgggtgccttgacttgtaggtctccctatctgatttttcaccgtgatcggcggTTCTCAGAACACGTtctggatatttgcctaaggtagtgtcttctttccaccttattcAGAAGATCATGGTTCCGGCCTTGGCCTCTcccgatttgtcttccaaagaaaggtctttggatgtggtacgggctctccgtatctacgtgtagAGGACAgcttccatcaggaagtcggattctctctttgttcttcttggttttcacaaacatggctggctttCTCACAAGCAgatcctggccagatggattagaatagtgattgcacatgtttatgtacaggctggccttccagctcctgctactataaaggcccattctactcggtcagttggaccttcttgggcggcccgccgtggtgcgacccttgaacaattgtgcaaggcggctacatggtccttagtgaacacgttcataaggttctatggctttgatacatccgcctcccaggatgcttcctttggacgtcgggttcttgtgcccgctacagtgcgtcccctaccatagggaactgctttaggacttccccaatgtcattccctgtggagcccagtgtaccccgcagcagaaaattagatttatagtaagaacttacctttgttaaatctctttctgcgaggtaaactgggctccacagagcgcccaccctgacgcacttagcttctttgggttggtatggcattagccgctgacaccctctcctgtcatgagtgtgtggtgtttgtggctactaacagttgtcgtctcttttgcctgcttctgcattggactggttaacaaaaactgagctcctgtgcacggaggcggggctatagaggaggcagcgctacgcattttgggaacagtcaaagctttgagcctgttggtgcctcggatcaagatcctactctacaccagggacgtgcagtcaggggaggcaggggaggcagtgcctcccctgtgattaattattaaaataatataaagaagatacttatgacacattctgtgtcataagtatcttctttatttaattctaataattttcctgacttaaatgtgtttgggaggtacTGATAACAGTGCCTTCCAAACATAATAAaaacgggacagagcggggggcggggccaagcactgggctgtaaaagcccattcaaatcagatggggaaagcggcacttctacaagtgcctcgctgacagggacaccacccccacatcagcaaggcacctgtgattggacagcggatccagtgctggatccgctgtccaatcacccaaacACAGCGCtgtaggcggcgggtcccggcggtgagtggcgttggaggtagacgggaggagcagtggccttgcagtgtgtgcggctctcccctcgaCCTCCTTCGCCGGCTCTGTCCTCCCGCTGACCCGAGCGGCGTTGTGTGGCTCTCCCCTTCCTCTCACTGACCGGAGCGGCGGTGTGtataatgaacattatacttacaaactttgagagagagagagagagagagagagaaagagagagggcgggatgtactaagcagtaatatagcggtaaaacctgttaccagctcaatatcttttcccTGTATGTTCAATTAAACCTCAGCCTGCCACGCTGTCAGTTGCTTccgcatctcctgttacacgtgacttcatcTGCATGATACCTGCTCTCATAGGCAGCCTATTGAtccaccgcgggcaccgtatgtatgaacgtacgggacccatcacctccgatcattaaacaatggcacatatgcctggaggtgacaggtcctgtacgttcgtacatacagtgcccgtggtggaacaataggctacctatgagagcaggtaccgTGACGAAGAAGTCACGTGGAACAGGAGATgcggaagcaactgacagcgcagtaggctgaggattaatagaacatacggggaaaagacatcgggccggtaacaggttttaccgctatattactgcttagtacatcccgccctcactctctctctctctctctctctctctctcagtttgtaagtataatgttaatttttacaggtacccctaccctattgggttctactggacaagtggacgtgatcggcgtgggatggaggtaagtatgtgtgagtgtgtaattgtgttttaatacatttttactttcacggtgtgtgttgcgtttttatttgggtattttttgttgttgtagaactacaggtaccagcgggcccgttatttccccgcatgctggtacttgaggttctccaagtaccagcaagcgggggaggcttgctgggccttgtagttccacaacaaaaaacaatgcttttagcagcattgcaaacgctaggccgccgccctctgggagtgtatcttagcttagcagaatcgcgaacgaaaggttagcagaactgctactaaatattttcttgcagtttctgagtagctccagacctactcctaggttgcgatcacctcagtccgttttgttcctggtttgacgtcacaaacacgacctgtgttcggccagccactcccccgtttctccagacactcccgcgtttttccctgacacacctgcgttttttagcacactcccggaaaacgctcagttaccacccagaaacgcccctttcctgtcaatcattcaccgatcagcagtgcgactgaaaatcgcagcacgaacaccagcaaagctactaaactactaagttttgtgttaaataacaacaaatcgcagcatagcaaaaatcggcaacgagcgaacaactcagaatgacccccaatattctattttttacatatatggctatcagcctggcacccaccgcccacggAGTGctggggacagtctcgggcttcaccctggcccttgggggcctggagggggggtgaccccttgatttaaggggtccccactcctccagggaacccgggccaggggtgactagttggggggggggtaatgccacggccgcagggacctacataaatgtgtcccttggctgtggcatcatgtctagtggagcccggtgctggttttaaaaatatgggggacccctacatcttttgtcccccatatttttggaaccagacccggactaagagcccagtgccggttgtctaaatacagggaacccctgtccaagttttatcccagtatttaaacaaccaggaccggctcaaagagtccgaggctggttatacttaggaggggggacctcacacattttttttttaacccattcagacccttctccattaagttaatggaagccctggacaacaaaattgcattcatatcctcttcccactcccttcccagtcccaaacactaaatattatttttttttctataaaaatgtgcaatatacaacaagtatgatgagcaggcaggcagcgggcactggcggcatcggactgagatgcaaattagtggcggagggctggttcagttgatggtgggcgagtttataAGCcactggcggtggcagcgggcatcggctcagaggcagtagcgggcattggctcgacggcagtaggggtcattggcaggattcggcggacattatggctgtaatgcctcaccagccactgacctcaccgcacaccactgtatTAAACAGTGTATTTATAAAAGTACAGTAtagtgtaaacaaagtcacaaaatgttgtgactttgtttacaatatactttatcactttaaaagtccttgagtgctgccccttttctctgtatatgtacagtataagatgcaattcaccccagccagcCCACCTAGTGACCACCTGAATCTCCCCTTGGTAGgtaggtgtgtttgtgtgtgtgtgtgtgtgtgtgtgtgtgggggggggggggggggggggggtttgcaggttagggagcGCTAGGATgatgctttgcctagggtgcatagagaccttacaCAGGCCTTGCCTATGAAGCAGGGAAgcagttgccagcagcttccctgaaaataaaaaacctaacaaagtcttttccagcagaactctgtagagctccactatcatgcgtccagtctcaccgggcacaatttctaaactgaggtctggaggaagggtatagagggaggagccagttcacactgtggaaaagtcttaaagtgccgaaggctcttgcgaatccgtctataccccatggtactaataggaccccagcatcatctaggacgttagagaaatgtcatTGTGAAACATAATGAACTGAAACCACGAAGAGCACAAATTATATATAAGCAGctgaagtacagatggagccatgctagtcgtggtTCCGTCTGTAACTAGGGGCGCGCCTATCGCTGAGAACGTCTCCACCCGGCCGGGCGCACGTGACGGAGACGCACCccgttcacttgaatggagagcgtcttagtccgcgcgcccggacagagactctcacaatgggagcgtctctgtgcactccaggAGTGACCAGGCGGACGTATCGcccagtcacgccaggagtgcgcccctgcgatggagctgcctcagatgagcgcggctccatctgtacccgACATTGCCCAGGTTTAAATGTTAAAGTTATTAACGTATCAAGGAGTTAGATGGAACTGTCAATATTTTACAAataattagcagctcttccaacacaccaatgaggtggctgcccagtgtcgtttttttttttcttggggtgtcgccggtagccctaatccccagctcttttttttttttttttttttaataatcaccTTTACCACCACGGTGTTCCTGCCGGCCGGCCGGCCCAAGTGGTGTTTCTGCCGGCCCAAGTGGTGTTTCTGCCGGCCCAAGTGGTGTTTCTACAGCCATCTACGTGCTAATTCTAGAAATGTGTAAGAATTTGCACTGGCACGAGCTGTAGCACTGATCTCATGTGCAGACTGTAAATTCTTTGCCAAAGGGACCATGCGGGGCAAATTAATCAGCGGTGCCATAGTGCGTCTCATAATAAACTTCATGTCTTTCTGCAGCACTTTGTCCCCCCTGCCCCTCTCAGCAGTACCATGGGGGACACTGTTTCTCTCCACCCGTGTCTGGATGAATTTGGCCTTGCTCCCATAGGTCATTGTGCTGCGTGACTCTTCAAAGGCACTATCTGCAGGGCTGACGTGTGCAATCATGACCATTCTACTTTTCCCGCTCAGTGCGCCCTTTAGCAGCCAGGTCAGTTTACTGTCCCGATAGTTTATATGGCTGCCTGGTTTCTCGCGCAGTGCCATGATGCACTTCCTGAGGGCGAGGAGGGAGCGGTTGATGTAACCTCCTTCTTTCATGGTCTTGCCACTGTTGGTAGTCTGGCTTGCCCGCTCTGATCCTGCCAGGTCCACCATGTACAGGCGGCCTGTGCTAACCCCATCACTGCCTGTTTGTTTTACGGTGATTTGTAATATGGCATGGGAGCGTGATGAGGTCTTATTAGCTGCTGTTGTTGTTTCAGAGCGCCTTTTGTTTCCCATCTTCAGCAGATTCATGGCCTCCTCAGGAGTGCTAGGGGAGAACGCAGTAATCCCTAGTATTTTGGTGTTACCATAAGGATCTTCTCTGAGGGCCAAAGATCCAGAAGAAGGTCTTAATAGGTCCCGGATTGTTTCATTGTAGATCTCAGCATATGACAATGATAAAGAGAAATTATCTCTCCTTCCGGTCTCCTCAATCGTCTTATACAGGTCCTTCAGGGTGCGATAAATCATTCCGGGCTCGCGAGGCTTACCCATCATAGTATAGGTCTTTCCTGTGCCTGTTGGGCCGTAGGCGAATATGGCAGCATTGTACCCAGCTAGGATGTCATCCACTATGTTCTTCATTGTGGAATCATATACATTTTCCTGAGTAGCTGCCTGATCGAACACGTGGTTAAAGGTGAATGTTGTTTCTCTGGTCCTGCTTGAGCGCAGTACGTCATAAGGATCCTCGCCAGGGTCCTTCAGTAGCAGCGTCTGCGGACCAAGTTGGTGTGTGATGCACTGGGCTCGATTCTTAGTCTCCATCAAATTAAATGGACGGATGCGCAGAGCCACAGTCACCTGATGGTCTATAGCGTTCTTCTGTTCAGTATTCATCTCTCGATTCTAATATCAGAAAAGCGTAAGAAAATTATCTGTGTGTTGGCACTAGTCCAGCAATATCAGATATGAGCCAGGAAGCAGCCAGCTGCCTGTTCTATACCCATCAGCTgcattatgacatcactatgacatcacaatcagctgcactgtgacatcactatgacatagacacacaccaccaccaccaccacaggtacacactacacacatactgttcacacagcatatatacagtacacacaccaccaccaccacatatacacacacacacacacacacacacacacacacacacacacacacacacacacacacacacacacacagatacacacaccaccaccaccaccaccaccaccacatatatgcCAGGGACGTGcactcaggggaggcaggggaggcagtgcatccCCTGTGATTAAGTATTGAAATCAtacaaaaagatacttatgacacatactgtagtctgtgtcataagtatcttttttattTAAATGCAATAATTTTATGTGtttaaattactttgggaggcactgatagcagtgcctcccatagataatgggaacgggggcAGAGCAAGggagcggggccaagcactgggctgtaaaagcccatgaaaaaagatagggaaagcggcactaatCCAAgtacctcgctgacagggacaccacccccatgtcagcgaggcaccagtgattggacagcggatccagtgcgggatccgctgtccaatcacccacacgcgacACTGGAGGCGAAAGTGGCGGCAGGACCCAGCGGCTGTGACTGGCGTTGGAGCTACAGCAGTGACGGCCCTGAAGCGGGATTGAGGGGTGAGTGCGGCGAATGTTGTACTGGGGGCGGCCAGAGTTCTCCCTGGTCATCAATCACCCTGTACGGGGTACAGATTATTTCCTGCCTGTCCCCTCTCCTGGGACCAGCAGCCATTGTATACAGTACGCAGCCGTGGATCATCTAATTGCACTTTCTTCCTACCTTGTGGCTAGTGCTGCTCTCCGTGTGACTACATAGTAGCCATGTCTCTGTCTACTGTATGGAAATGCTGGATCTTGGAGTCATATACTGGTTTGTACTGAAGTGAAAGCGCTACACGTGACTGACAGTGATGGACTGATGGTCAACCCTCTCCGTACTTGTCTGCAGATCCCCGAGTACTGTACTGTGGGTATTGGCACTCAGCTGTCCCCCCTCTCCTCCCACTTCCCCCCTTCTCTccactttcctctctctctctctctctctctctctctccttggacAGAGTGCTCACCTCTCCACCTCGCCCTCCAGATCCCGGATCTGCAGCAGGTAGAACTCCTTGCTGTCCTGCGACACCAGCTCCGCTGCCGCCTGTAGCCCCGGTTTCCCCTCCTTCCTGGCGGCGGCGCTGCCCTTCTTCTTCTTGGGCGGCATCTTGTGATCCCTGATGCCGTGCCGGGGCGCTCAGACTAATGTTGCCAGGTGTCCCGTTACTAAGCAATGGGGAGTTGGCGGCTCCGCTGTCAGTGACTGAGCGAGCCGGGCGTATTCCACACCCTGATCTGGTCAAGGGGGCTTGCATCTTCtaagtttttttctctctctctctctctctctctctctctctcctacccccTCCCCCGTGTATTGCTTCAAGAACGAAGTTTGTAAGTATTTATTTTCAttcttacaggtacccctattggattctactggacaagtggacgttatcggcgtgggatgtaggtaagtatgtgtgagtgtgtaagtgtgttttaatacatttttactttcaaggtgtgtgtgttgtgtttttatttgggtatttttgttgtcgtagaactacaggtaccagcgggcccattatcaaCACTTATGCTGCTACCTCACCAGTGTCCTGTTCttcaaacggatccagatatggacttttaaaaagCTACCTTGGAATTTTCTCTGTGGGACTTCACctgtacagcaccgattggagagacccagtgttCTACAAATAGCACAGCCTGCTTGCTGGCAATTCCaaacctctggaagtctccatcgtcacgggtaacaccagctgtttgcagtggcgtcatgaggtgggtgcagggggtgcggcccgcacccgggtgtcacccttcaatagggtgacagcaAAGGGAGCCGCACACTCACACGCACGAACCTACATCCCCTGACATGACAAAGACAAAGCCTGGTGGTCCACGGCTGCGGCTacaccccctcctcccaggccccACCTCCTAAAGCCCGCTGCCCGACattctcacctgtcagtgagatcagcaggcagcagccacagagccATGCAGACAGtgctctggccgcccctcccctctcctccagactccactctctcctcacttgggtcctgactgagcctgacagtaacacacacaagctccgcctcccacactgTCCTACAGGAGGAAgtagctgctgctgctgatattgCTGCATGATACCAGGTAACTTCTATAAATGCTCCACGGtgagcagaatcgatttatgaaatgtatgtgtgtgtatgtatgggggtaaatgtgttaatgggcatttggatgtacaaattgttgggttgagtgctggggggggggagctaattggggctgtgtgagtgtagtatgagtgtgtgtgagtgtagtatgggtgccacagtgtgagcgtagtatgagtgctgtgtagtatgggtgctgtgcgaGTTTAGTATgagcgctgtgtgagcgtagtatgggtgccactgtgtgagtgtagtatgggtgctatgtgagtgtagtatgggtgccactgtgtgagtgtagtatgggtgctgtgtgacgtagtatgggtgctgctgtgtgagtgtagtatgagtgctgtgagaGTGTAGTATGAGTGTAGTAAGGGTGCCACTGTGTGACCGTAGTATGAGTGCTGTAAAGTATGGGTGCTGGGTGAGTTTAGTATgagcgctgtgtgagcgtagtatgggtgccactgtgtgagtgtagtatgggtgccgtgtagtatgggtgctgtgtgagcgtagtatgggtgccactgtgtgagtgtagtatgggtgccgtgtagtatgggtgctgtgtgagcgtagtatgggtgccactgtgtgagtgtagtatgggtgctgtgtagtatgggtgctgctgtgtgagtgtagtgtgggtgctgtgtagtatgggtgctgctgtgtgagcgtagtatgggtgctgctgtgtgagcgtagtatgggtgctgctgtgtgagcatagtatgggtgctgctgtgtgagcatagtatgggtgctgctgtgtgagcatagtatgggtgctgctgtgtgagcatagtatgggtgctgctgtgtgagcatagtatgggtgctgctgtgtgagcaaagtatgggtgctgctgtgtgagtgtagtatgagtgctgtgtgagtgtagtatgggtgcttgctgtgtgagcgtagtatgggtgctgctgtgtgagcatagtatgggtgctgctgtgtgagcatagtatgggtgctgctgtgtgagtgtagtatgagtgctgtgtgagcgtagtatgggtgccactgtgtgagtgtagtatgggtgctgtgtgacgtagtatgggcagggccgaaactagggaggggctagggggtcacgtgccccgggcgctggGCTGTAGGGGGCGCTAATGAGCCCAGTTCTGGTGCAGCGATTTCTTCCACTGGCTCCccgacagcaagtgacctgctgtcAGGTGCCAGCAGCACTAGAGGCTCCCAGCGCTTCCTGGATGCGGACCACGAACACATtgcgcgtgtgacgtcatgacgtcgcgcGTGCACAGGACGTCACGCGCGCACACGGCTACAGAGACGACGGAGGTGGAGGCCGGAGTCTGGCAGCCGCACACTGTCAAACCGCACCAGAAAAGAAGGTGCGTACTGGCAGAGCACAGTGGCAGCACTGGGGCTAACAGGCCAAGCCCCTGGCAACAATACATAACAGAGCACtgatagaggaggaggggggagcctattaaatatatagtatatacactgtgAGTGACTGACTCCTCAATGTAAATTTTGGGAAACCAGTAtcccaaatttctctaacgtcctaagtggatgctggggactccgtcaggaccatggggaatagcggctccgcaggagacagggcacaaaaataaagctttaggatcaggtggtgtgtactggctcctccccctatgaccctcctccaagcctcagttaggtttttgtgcccgtccgagcagggtgcaatctaggtggctctcttaaagagctgcttagaaaaagttttttaggttttttattttcagtgagtcctgctggcaacaggctcactgcatcgagggacttaggggagagaatttcaactcacctgcgtgcaggatggattggattcttaggctactggacaccattagctccagagggagtcggaacacaggtctcgccctggggttcgtcccggagccgcgccgccgaccccccttacagatgctgaagattgaaggtccggaaacaggcggcagaaggcttttcagtcttcatgaaggtagcgcacagcactgcagctgtgcgccattgttgtcacacacttcacaccaagcggtcacggagggtgcagggcgctgctgggggcgccctgggcagcaatattttattaccttaaggcaaaagaatacaccacatatagccattaaggctatatgtatgtatttaacccatgccacttatctaaatccacgggaggaaagcccgccgaaatagggggcggggcttattctcctcagcacacagcgccattttcctgctcagctccgctgtgaggaaggctcccaggactctcccctgcactgcactacagaaacagggtaaaacagagagggggggcatttttgggcgatatactggatatatttaagctgctataaggaacaacacttatataaggttgttcccatatatattatagcgcttgggtgtgtgctggcaaactctcactctgtctccccaaagggctagtggggtcctgtcttcgataagagcattccctgtgtgtctgctgtgtgtcggtacgtgtgtgtcgacatgtaagaggacgatgttggcgtggaggcagagcaattgccgataatggtgatgtcacccccccagggagtcgacaccggaatggatggctttgtttatggaattacgtgataatgtcagcacattacaaaaatcagttgacgacatgagacggccggcaaaccagttagtacctgcccaggcgtctcagacaccgtcaggggctgtaaagcgccctttacctcagtcggtcgacacagacccagacacagacactgaatctagtgtcgacggtgatgaaacaaacgtattttcaagtagggccacacgttatatgatcacggcaatgaaggaggctttgcatatctctgatgctgcaagtaccacaaaaaggggtattatgtgggggggtgaaaaaactacctgtagtttttcctgaatcagaggaattaaatgatgtatgtgatgaagcgtggtttaacccagatagaaaaatgctaatttcaaaaaagttattagcattataccctttcccgccagaggttagggcgcgctgggaaacaccccctagggtggataaggcgctcacacgcttatcaaaacaagtggcgttaccgtctccggatacggccgccctcaaggatccagcagataggagactggaaactaccctaaaaagtatatacacacatactggtgttatactgcgaccggccatcgcctcagcctggatg from Pseudophryne corroboree isolate aPseCor3 chromosome 5, aPseCor3.hap2, whole genome shotgun sequence encodes the following:
- the LOC134929441 gene encoding kinesin-like protein KIF19; this encodes MNTEQKNAIDHQVTVALRIRPFNLMETKNRAQCITHQLGPQTLLLKDPGEDPYDVLRSSRTRETTFTFNHVFDQAATQENVYDSTMKNIVDDILAGYNAAIFAYGPTGTGKTYTMMGKPREPGMIYRTLKDLYKTIEETGRRDNFSLSLSYAEIYNETIRDLLRPSSGSLALREDPYGNTKILGITAFSPSTPEEAMNLLKMGNKRRSETTTAANKTSSRSHAILQITVKQTGSDGVSTGRLYMVDLAGSERASQTTNSGKTMKEGGYINRSLLALRKCIMALREKPGSHINYRDSKLTWLLKGALSGKSRMVMIAHVSPADSAFEESRSTMTYGSKAKFIQTRVERNSVPHGTAERGRGDKVLQKDMKFIMRRTMAPLINLPRMVPLAKNLQSAHEISATARASANSYTFLELARRWL